GTGTCCGTTAATTTTAATTCAGACGGAAACCGGAGTTCACGAAACCGCGAAGTAACTGTCAGCGTGCGTGTATCAATCAACTGAACGCTTTCGCTATCCAATAGATAGAGATAGTTCCCTCCAACCTGCGCGTCAATGGGAAGCGCATCATTTTCATATATACCATGCAACCTCGGCTCGCGCGGATCAGAGACATCAAGCACAGTAACGCCAACGCCGCTATCCAGTAGATACGCGCGTTTTCCGGCAAGTGTAACGCCGGTTGCATTTCCTTGTGTGGCGTAACTCCCAACAGGACGCGGCACTGAAGGTGCTGTAATGTCAAAAACATGCATCCCACCCTCAAGCGCGGCAACGTAGGCGTATGAAGGTGAAGCCGCGTCAACGACAACACGATAAGCACTCCCATCGATGTCACGTTTGGAAACGATTTTGCTCTGTTGAGGGACCCGGCTATCGACGACAATTAGCGATTCCGCGCAAAGATAGGCATAGCCTTCGTGCAGCGCGATATCCGCAACAGGTGCAGCTGTCGGTATATGCGTCAGAATCGTATTCGCCGTGAGATCAACAACGAACATACCTGTCTCGACAGCAATAAAGCCGTACCCGTCCTGTACACGAACTTTGGTGCAGCTTGTAGCTCCGAATTGCTCGTTAGAAGTACGCGTATCCGCAGGCAATGACAGATTTCGGGTCAAAGTACCGTGATAAGGGGTCGTAAATTCAAGGGTGCGCAATCCTCCCACGCCATTTGCAACATAGACAGTCCGCTCACCTGCCGTTGTTTCCACGACATCAAGCCCATAAACAGTCCCCCCAAAAGCATGGTGGTGTAACCACTTCGGCGATTCAGGTTTGCTGACATCAAAGGTCTGGATACCCCCTTTCCCATCGGCAATATAAGCCAACGCATCGCGGATGACGACATCAGTTGCATTGCCAAACGTAGGTTGTGAGGAAATTCGCCGTGGCTGCTGCGGGTTATGTACATTAATGATGTGCAGCCCCGCCTGTTGATCTGTGAGATAGATGGTATCGTTATGAAGTTGAATGCCGGTTGCGAACCCAGGCGTATTTAAGCGGAAACCTGTTTCGGGATTTTGGATGTCCGTAACATCAACCAAGGTGAGGTTCCCTGAAGCGATATAAGCATACGCGGCATCTGCTGTCTCCGCAATCTCATAAGCGGCGGCGAGTACCGGCACAACACTGCGGAAGTCAAAATTGCCGAATGGACTCGGTTCGAGGATGTACATGCCATGTCTATCATCACTCAAGTAGATGGTATCGTCATGGATAACAACATTAATTGGCGTGCCGTCAGTGTGGAAGAAACGTCGAGGTCGCGGTGTTTGAGCGTTGCGGACATTGTTTTCGTCGTAAACGAGCATCCCTCGTGCTCTGCCAAGCACATACAGATTGCCATCGGCAATCTGAACTTTGCGTGCGTCTGTGAATCCACCAAGCGTCTTTAGAACCTTTGGCGCGGTCGGTACCGCCATATCAATAACATGTACACCTGCAGCACCATCGGCAACATAAGCCGTATCGCCATCAACGACCACAGATCGCGCCTGTCCGGGTGTAGCGATTTCACCAATACGGACAGGCTGCGTCGGTTCAGCCAGCGAAAATATCTCAAATCCCCAATGACTCGCAGCATAAAGATACGCAACATCTGTCCCACTCACTACAATATCCGTATAGTCGCTGGCGAGATGGATTTGCGTCATCGGCTCCAACTGTGTTTCCGGATTCAGGTCTATCGGGAACATACTCGGTTGGGTGCGACTGCCAAGGGCATCAGTTACAACATCAGGCATAACATCCGATGTCCACTCACGCAGCGCGCCTACTTCAAAGCCTTCATGTACATCCACAGCGATATAACTGAACGTCTGTGGCGCATCTGCCGTTACCATCAGTACAATCTCACCATTTCGTTGAAGCCCTTCGCGTCGAATGTGTCCTCTATTTTGGGTGTCAAACGGGATAGGTGCAACAACTGACCGTCCATTAACTGGCAGGTAAAGGGTGGTGGCGTAGAGGTTTCCTGAATCCGTACCGGTCAGAGATATGTCAAGCGTTTCGGGAAGATTTTCAAAGCGAATATAGTGTGCACTCCACTGGTCGATACCAATATTATTCATCTCACTCGGATAGCTGAAGACGCGCGGCACCGCAGCCGTCACCTTTCGGTTACGCAAGCCGGTATAACCGAGTTTTTGGTCTCTCGCTTGTGCATTCACCCAATTCGCGAGTCCCCAGTTCAGAAAGACTTCGGGGAAACGTTCACTTCGCCCGCGACCTGCTAAGGCAGCGTCAATTCCGTGTTCACCGAGAACATCCGTTCCTATGATACCACGGATAAGTTCGGAGCCGCCATACTGCTCATAGAGATAGAGCATAAGCATGAAAGCACCACCGTAATAGACATCCCATGTGTTGGCATAAGCGAGCGAGATACCCGGATCCGCGAGATAACCGTCAACAAAAATAGTGTGTACAGTGCCGTAAACTGCCCACTCCACGAAAGATGCTGTGCCTTCTTCTAACCACCGTTGATCGGTTGTCCCACCGTTTTGAAACCAATTGATGAGATGTGCGAATTCATGCGCCAGACTGCTATAAAAAGTGTGTCGGGAGCGTTCTTTGAACTGAAAAATGTCCATATAGAGCATCTCACGCCGGTTACTGTTCGGTGCTGTCGGCAACTGGTCAGCGGATGCGAAATAGCCGCCATATTCGAGTCCTGAACCGTTCATACCGACATCGTGCATCAGCAGCGTTATGTGATTGTCTCTGTCGAGTCCGGGTTTCCATTCTGTTCCCATCCATTTTCGGACGTTTGGGTAGATGCGTGTGTCAAATTCTCTTGCAATTGCGACTGCTTCGGCCTTGGTGAGCATATCGCGGACCGAATTTTCGATATAGACGTAGAGATGTTCGCTTTTAGCGATACAGGTCGCAGTCACTTCTGCTTCTGGAATATGAATAAAAAATCGTTCCGTCTGTCCGATTTGAACAGGTGCAGCAGGTGCAGCAGCAACCGCTTCAGGCGGGTGTTGTACGAGGTGTTCTTGATGCAGAAGCGGCGTTCCACACAGCCACGAATCTGCGAACACGAAGCCACTAACAACGGTAAAAATAAGATGGATTGATACTAAAAGTCGCATAGGATCTATTTACTCTCCAGTGGATGCGTGTTATGTAACCTACAGGCTAATAAGACTTAATATCTATTTTACAATGATTACAGCCCAAATTCAACCGATACAACAACCCATCCGAAACCATAACGTTCAAATTATGGACAACGACATCCATAATTTGACGGAACAACGGCTCACAGGACTGAAAACCAAAGATGCAGCCCAATATATGCGTCGGTTAGGAATTGGCATCATATTTGCTATACTTCTCTCATCAACTTCCTAACTGCGGCAGGCTAATTTTTTGGAGGAATTCGTAAATGAAAACAAAATATGCATACTTAGCGTTTGGAATTGCATTGGTGTTAAGTAGCAAGCTGTTTGCTATGAATCTCAATGCGCAAGTCCCTGGCAAGCAATATATCTCCTTCTCATCGCTCCGATCAGGAAACCTTGAAATCTATATCATTGATACAGACGGTAACAATCTGCGCAACCTGACGAACCACCCAGCATCCGACCATTCCGCGACATGGTCACCAAGCGGTCGTTCTTTCGCTTACGTGTCGCACCGAGATGGTAAAAAAGGCGAAATTTATGTGATGGATCTGAAAAAAAATAAGACTCGCCGGTTGACAAATCACCCAGCAAGTGACCGTAGCCCCTCTTGGTCACCTGACGGGAAATGGATCGCTTTTGCATCCGACAGGAAAGGCAACGAGGCAGGGAATTATGATATCTACAAAATGGATGCTAACGGTGAGAATTTACAACGACTCACAAACGAAGGCAGGTATAACTCAGCACCGGCGTGGTCACCAGACAGTCGCTCAATTGCTTTCTATTCCATCCGGAATGACAGCGGTGATGTCTATGTCATGAACACCGAAGGCAGAAATGTAAGAAAACTTAGCTGGGGCGTAAGTCCAAGTTGGTCACCTGATGGTGAAAAGATTGCCTATGACAAACTCAAATGGAACGGTTCGAGAGGTATCTATGTCATGAATGCTAAGGGCCAAAACAGTCGGCGAGTGTCACCGCTGGAAACTTGGAGTAGAAATCCAGCGTGGTCACCGGATGGACGCTGGATTGCCTACGAATCGGAGCTTGAAAGTCCATGGGGCAACCCGAATCGTGACGCAAACATCTACCTGATTACACCAGACACCATTGGAAATCCTCGCCAAATCACAAAGCATGAAGCGATGGATTATTCTCCGGCGTGGGTACCCTCCGGTTTCCTTGCCGTTTCTCCAACTGCGAACACCCAGACGACCCTTTGGGGCAAACTGAAGCAAAACCCACATACAACGAAGTGAGGAAGCCAAATTCTGCCAATTCTCCTATCCGACTTGCCAATTTCCCGCGTTTATGCTATCCTCTTATGCAATCCTCGGAAAAGGAGTAACGCCAATGTATCGTGTCGGTATTATCGGGTTAGGCAGCATTGCCGCCCGTTATTCAACGCCTGATGACGCTTATCCGTATTGTCATACAGGTGGTATCCGTTTTTGCGAAACAACCGAATTGGTCGCAGTCGCAGACATGTCCGCGGAACGCCAAGCAGAATTCCAGCAGACATGGGGCCCCGGCTTCCCAGATAACTCCATCAACTACTACGAAACAGATGTCCAGATGCTCGAAAGCGAAAATTTAGACATTGTGGCTGTCTGTGTCCGTGGTCCGCATCATTTTCAGGTGATGCAGAACGTCCTGAGAGCTGACATTAAAGCCATCTTCCTCGAAAAACCCGCCGGATGTTCCCTTGAAGAGGTTGATACAATGACAGCAGGTGCCGATGCAAAAGGGATTCCCATCGTTGTGGACTATACACGACACTGGGGACCGCACCTAATCCGTCTTCAGTCGCTCATCAAAGAGGGACTCATTGGTGAGGTGCAAACCGTTATCGGGTATTGCGGTGGCGGTGTGCTTTCCTTCGCTATCCACACAACGGATATGATCTGTCAGTTCGCTGGCTACGACCCGGTCTCCGTGACGGGATTCGTCTCTGGTGGCGGGGATGTGCCAGAGTCTTACGAACCCGAGCCAGCGGTTGTCGGTGCAACCATCCAATTTGAAAGCGGTGTTATGGGATTCCACGTCGGAAACCACGGCACACGCGGCAGTTTCTCCGTTGATGTGCTCGGCAATGAAGGCAGTGTACAGGCAGGATTTTATAGTGGTACGACTGTCCATAAAGCAGGCAAATTGGTTGATAACGCTACGCTGGAGCTCCCTGAAAACGCCAGTCCATTCAAGGTCGCATACGAACAGATTACGGATTATCTCGACGGTGGACCCCTCCCGCATTGTGCTCGTGATGACTACACCGCTGTCAACGAAATCGGGTTCGCTACGATTGAGAGCGACATCACTGGACAGACGATTCAACTCCCGTGTCAAAACAGGACACGGCTTATCTTCGCAAACGGTTAATACAGGGTGTGTATGGTATCTATATTCAAACTGGACAATTTATACCGGTTCTTTATGCGGGCATATCCGGTCAAGTCCTATGGTGGCACACCTCCGAACGCCCCGCTTCACAAGGAATTAAACCGATGCCGTGTCGCGCTCATTACAACCGCGGGCTTACATCTCCAAGAACAAACGCCGTATAATGATAGGATTATAGGTGGTGATTGTTCGTACCGAGAAATACCAAATACAATCGAGACACAAGTCCTTGCGCTTGGACATAGAAGTAAGGCTTTCGACGCAAGTGGCACAGAAAGCGATATAAACCTTGTATTCCCACTGGATCGATTTCGAGAATTAGAAACCGAAGGTCAAATCGGTTCACTCAACGACAGACACTTCAGTTTCATGGGATCTATTACAAAACCGAAACCTCTCATTAAAAAAACCGCGCCTGAAGTCGGACAGATGCTTAAAGCCGATGGTGTAGACGTTGCATTCTTGACCCCTGTCTGACCGATGTGCAATCAGTCTGTAGGGCTGATACAACGCGCTGTTGAAGAAACAGGAATATCGACGGTTTCCATAACGCTTGATAAAAACATAACGCAAAGGGTGAAGCCACCACGTGCGTTATCCGTACCTTATAGATTTGGTTATCCGCTCGGTGAACCGAACAATCCGGAATTACAACACGCGATTATAGCGGAAGCACTCACACTTTTAGAGGATACAAAGGAACCTCCCTTTCTTAAGGTGATGGATACATTAGGCATTGGGAACGGGCAATAAATTGCCCTACTACGAACGTAAGTCTTAAAGGAGAATTCCATGGCCAAAATCAGAGTCGGCATTATCGGATGTGGCGGCATCTTCCGCAACCTCCACGCACCCTATTACCAAGAACCGACGCGCCGTGCTGACATCGTTGCAATCGCTGACATCAATGAAGCATCCGCAAACGAACAGGCAGACAGGTTTGGCGCAAATGCCTATACAGATTATCGCGCGCTCCTCGACAGATCGGACATAGACGCAGTTGATGTGTGTGTCCATCCACGTCCACACCTTGAAATCACGCGTGCTGCCGCCGATGCCGGCAAACACATCTTGATGGAGAAACCGATGTGTTGCAACGTCGCGGAGGGTGATGAGATGGTCGCCGCTGCTGAAAAAGCGGGGGTCCTCCTCATGGTCGCCTATATGATGCGGTTCGATCCCGGATATATGAAATTGAAATCGCTATTAGACGACGGTACACTCGGGACGCTGCAGATGGCGTATTCTAATCAGGTCGGTTATTTTTCTCCAGAACGGCATCCGTGGTTGTTTGTCAAAGCAGAATCGGGTGGTATGTTGGTGGAGCAAGCCATCCACAATCTCGATATCTGGTTGTGGCTCTACGGTCCCGCCGCTACTGTCTATGGGTTCACGAGCCATGTCCCACTCGGCGGCACCTATCCATCTGTCGACGAAGCCGTAGAAAACAACGCCGTGCTGACCGTGCACTTCAAGAACGGTGGTGTCGGTATGATGATTAAGAGTTGGGCAGCGGAAATCGGGAATAGTGGGAACGGTCTCGTTACAAGCAGAGGCTCCGCGACACTGATTCGGCACGGACTCCGTTGGAAAACCCACGATATGGCAGCGGCAGAAGAATTCACCGAGCCAGCACCGGATGACGATACGTATCGCAACGTTCCAGACGCGCAGCGTCAACAGCGGTATTGGGGTATGGCAGCGAAAGGTGCAAGCATTGATCACTGGCTCCAGTGCATCGCCGGTGAAGCGGAACCGACAACCCACGGACGCATCGGCAGAGATGGTATTGAATTAGCAGAAGCGACGTATCGCTCCTCGCAAATCGGTGCACCGATTTCGCTACCTTTGTAGGGATGAAAAATTTTGGTTTTTTCAGAGAAATTAGTATTAGGACTTACGCACCGTCCTCAGTTAGATGTAGGCTTCAATAAATTTTAATTTGACTATAAATAACAATCGCTCTATTATAACGCTACATAGCCCGAGAGAAACCCAACTTTGAAACTGGCTGAACATTACTTTTGAAGGGATGTGGCGAAGATTACACGAGAAGAATTTTTAAAATACTACGATTCAGCAGCTTACTCAGCCAAGCTACGGGTACCCAGATCGGGTCCCAACTTAGCTGTGATAAATACCGCCCGCATTAATGACGCTGTTCCTTATGGACAGAGCGTTTATGCGATTGCCTTAGATATTTTAGTTGATAGACGTGCTGCTAATTTCGTGCAGCATGAAGTGTTCTGTCGAGCCGTAGAGCAGACTCACAATTTTTCTGTGGCAGATGTGTGGCGTGGTAACTCACGTTGGGAAGGTCTTCAAAACCTCACTATAGCTGCCGCGATTGATATTTTGTGTTTACCTGAAGAAAATAACCCACTATCACGCCCATTGACTGGCGGCGCACAATTAATTGGTGAGGTGAACAGTAAATGGTGGGGGATGTTAGCCCTTAGCTTCCGACTGAGGAGTTTGTTTGAATTTCAGATAGGGTGTCTCACCGTTCTAAAAAAGCCTATCCAAGAGATAGCAGAACGCCTTTCTAAAACAGAATCTGAAATTCAATTCCTGCACCAGACAACCATCAGGCAGATAAAGAACGCTATTGACCAGTGGGCTCAAACCGAGATAGCAGCAGCAAATGAACGCGTCACTGAAGTAGAGGAAATGAAAAGACATTACGATTACGGGAGGACATCATGAGGATAGGTGTCGTTTACTCTGGAGAACAGATACAACCGCGGCTATTTCAAGCTTTGTACCCTGTTCAATTGCGTGTAAACTGCATTGCAAATTCCAGTGTCATTCCCGAAAACCGTGCCCGTGTTGAAGAGTTCGCATCGTTTTTTGAGTGTGATTTCTTTGAGAACCCTGAAGAGATGTTCAATACAGCGAAACTCCACTTAGATGGGGTTATTATTATCTCAGACGAGACAGCAAGCGTACCGCGTGCCCAACTCATTGAATCTGCCCTTGCTGCGGGTATCCATGTCTTGTCTCCGACCCCTTTTACCTCTTTGAAAGAAGGACTTCACCTTGCTGCAGCATCTGAAAAATATAAACGGCTTGTCATGACAGGAACACGGTTCATATTTAGCAGGTGTATTCAGGAAATCTTACGGATTGTAAGCGGTTCAGGGTTCGGAATTATTCAGGACATGCGGTTCTTGCTCGGTATCGGACGCGTGCCGTATTTAAACGATTTGTTGAAGTTTGGAGACTCACATTTCCAGATTGTCTTTGAGATAGCCCGGCGGCTCTTTGTAGAGTATACGGTGCTCCCTGAAGAAGCGACTATAATGACTTCGAGAAATGGGGCACCGAACATCGCCTGTACTCTCAGATTCCCGCAGGGCGCACTTTGTACTTTCTGCCAAACCTCCAACCGCCAATGGGGCAATGACTCCTATCATAAAATTGAAATTACTGGCGGTGCCTCTTACGTCTGGAGCGACCTACAGACTTGGAAATGCTTCTCTCGGGAGAACACTTTCAGGATGGGCGGCGGCGATGAGGAGATTTCGGCGAATATACAAGGTTCTTCCGGGCAGCTTAAGGAGTTCTGTTTGGCTATTGAAGGGCATCGCGAACCGTATGCTGGCACGCTCCGCAGTACTTTGCCCGCGCTGTGGTTCCGAGAGAGATTACAAGACTCCATTAAACAAGGGCAGACAAGTCTAAAATTGAGCGAGATTCGTGCGAACGCGGACGCCGAACTCCAACGACTCACACCTCAACTCGATAGTGATCCGCAGAATGGAGAATACCGACGCAAGAAGGCACTGCTCTTAGGTAAACGTGGTGATTTCTCCTTAGCACTTGCCGAGTACCACCAAACCCTGTGAATGCGCACAGGTACCGAACAGGCGAGAGATTTCTGGAACCAATGTAGTGTTTATAACGGTGATTTTCATCAAAACCCGAGGAAAACAAAATGAGTAAGAAAACTACGACTCAGATGCAGAACGTTACCAGGGATATTATCGGTGAATCAGCACAGATGCAAGAGGTCTTTCGAGCCGTAAATTTAGTCGCGCCTACAGAAGCAACTGTTCTTATTACAGGTGAAACTGGCGTTGGCAAAGAAGTCATCGCCCAAGCCATCCATGACAATAGTGCACGTAAAGATGAACCTTTCAAAGTCATCAACTGTGGGGCGTTTTCGCCAGAACTCATTCAAAGCGAACTCTTTGGGCATGAAAAAGGGGCTTTTACCACTGCAATTCGGAAGCATCGCGGGATATTTGAACAGGCAAACGGCGGCACCTTGTTCTTAGATGAAGTCAGCGAGATGTCGCCTGAAGCCCAAGTGAAAT
The genomic region above belongs to Candidatus Poribacteria bacterium and contains:
- a CDS encoding T9SS type A sorting domain-containing protein — encoded protein: MRLLVSIHLIFTVVSGFVFADSWLCGTPLLHQEHLVQHPPEAVAAAPAAPVQIGQTERFFIHIPEAEVTATCIAKSEHLYVYIENSVRDMLTKAEAVAIAREFDTRIYPNVRKWMGTEWKPGLDRDNHITLLMHDVGMNGSGLEYGGYFASADQLPTAPNSNRREMLYMDIFQFKERSRHTFYSSLAHEFAHLINWFQNGGTTDQRWLEEGTASFVEWAVYGTVHTIFVDGYLADPGISLAYANTWDVYYGGAFMLMLYLYEQYGGSELIRGIIGTDVLGEHGIDAALAGRGRSERFPEVFLNWGLANWVNAQARDQKLGYTGLRNRKVTAAVPRVFSYPSEMNNIGIDQWSAHYIRFENLPETLDISLTGTDSGNLYATTLYLPVNGRSVVAPIPFDTQNRGHIRREGLQRNGEIVLMVTADAPQTFSYIAVDVHEGFEVGALREWTSDVMPDVVTDALGSRTQPSMFPIDLNPETQLEPMTQIHLASDYTDIVVSGTDVAYLYAASHWGFEIFSLAEPTQPVRIGEIATPGQARSVVVDGDTAYVADGAAGVHVIDMAVPTAPKVLKTLGGFTDARKVQIADGNLYVLGRARGMLVYDENNVRNAQTPRPRRFFHTDGTPINVVIHDDTIYLSDDRHGMYILEPSPFGNFDFRSVVPVLAAAYEIAETADAAYAYIASGNLTLVDVTDIQNPETGFRLNTPGFATGIQLHNDTIYLTDQQAGLHIINVHNPQQPRRISSQPTFGNATDVVIRDALAYIADGKGGIQTFDVSKPESPKWLHHHAFGGTVYGLDVVETTAGERTVYVANGVGGLRTLEFTTPYHGTLTRNLSLPADTRTSNEQFGATSCTKVRVQDGYGFIAVETGMFVVDLTANTILTHIPTAAPVADIALHEGYAYLCAESLIVVDSRVPQQSKIVSKRDIDGSAYRVVVDAASPSYAYVAALEGGMHVFDITAPSVPRPVGSYATQGNATGVTLAGKRAYLLDSGVGVTVLDVSDPREPRLHGIYENDALPIDAQVGGNYLYLLDSESVQLIDTRTLTVTSRFRELRFPSELKLTDTALYIADLYQLRIFRVHPDGYSLAVEETMPSDWIPDVVKSTPVNRLSQNFPNPFNPETWIPYQLASDVNVSLYIYDAQGRRIYAKTLGYRKAGSHTAHWDGRNADGEPVASGIYFYAIQAGDFHATRKMLIRR
- a CDS encoding DPP IV N-terminal domain-containing protein, which encodes MKTKYAYLAFGIALVLSSKLFAMNLNAQVPGKQYISFSSLRSGNLEIYIIDTDGNNLRNLTNHPASDHSATWSPSGRSFAYVSHRDGKKGEIYVMDLKKNKTRRLTNHPASDRSPSWSPDGKWIAFASDRKGNEAGNYDIYKMDANGENLQRLTNEGRYNSAPAWSPDSRSIAFYSIRNDSGDVYVMNTEGRNVRKLSWGVSPSWSPDGEKIAYDKLKWNGSRGIYVMNAKGQNSRRVSPLETWSRNPAWSPDGRWIAYESELESPWGNPNRDANIYLITPDTIGNPRQITKHEAMDYSPAWVPSGFLAVSPTANTQTTLWGKLKQNPHTTK
- a CDS encoding Gfo/Idh/MocA family oxidoreductase is translated as MYRVGIIGLGSIAARYSTPDDAYPYCHTGGIRFCETTELVAVADMSAERQAEFQQTWGPGFPDNSINYYETDVQMLESENLDIVAVCVRGPHHFQVMQNVLRADIKAIFLEKPAGCSLEEVDTMTAGADAKGIPIVVDYTRHWGPHLIRLQSLIKEGLIGEVQTVIGYCGGGVLSFAIHTTDMICQFAGYDPVSVTGFVSGGGDVPESYEPEPAVVGATIQFESGVMGFHVGNHGTRGSFSVDVLGNEGSVQAGFYSGTTVHKAGKLVDNATLELPENASPFKVAYEQITDYLDGGPLPHCARDDYTAVNEIGFATIESDITGQTIQLPCQNRTRLIFANG
- a CDS encoding glycine/sarcosine/betaine reductase selenoprotein B family protein, producing the protein MVSIFKLDNLYRFFMRAYPVKSYGGTPPNAPLHKELNRCRVALITTAGLHLQEQTPYNDRIIGGDCSYREIPNTIETQVLALGHRSKAFDASGTESDINLVFPLDRFRELETEGQIGSLNDRHFSFMGSITKPKPLIKKTAPEVGQMLKADGVDVAFLTPV
- a CDS encoding Gfo/Idh/MocA family oxidoreductase encodes the protein MAKIRVGIIGCGGIFRNLHAPYYQEPTRRADIVAIADINEASANEQADRFGANAYTDYRALLDRSDIDAVDVCVHPRPHLEITRAAADAGKHILMEKPMCCNVAEGDEMVAAAEKAGVLLMVAYMMRFDPGYMKLKSLLDDGTLGTLQMAYSNQVGYFSPERHPWLFVKAESGGMLVEQAIHNLDIWLWLYGPAATVYGFTSHVPLGGTYPSVDEAVENNAVLTVHFKNGGVGMMIKSWAAEIGNSGNGLVTSRGSATLIRHGLRWKTHDMAAAEEFTEPAPDDDTYRNVPDAQRQQRYWGMAAKGASIDHWLQCIAGEAEPTTHGRIGRDGIELAEATYRSSQIGAPISLPL
- a CDS encoding Gfo/Idh/MocA family oxidoreductase; its protein translation is MRIGVVYSGEQIQPRLFQALYPVQLRVNCIANSSVIPENRARVEEFASFFECDFFENPEEMFNTAKLHLDGVIIISDETASVPRAQLIESALAAGIHVLSPTPFTSLKEGLHLAAASEKYKRLVMTGTRFIFSRCIQEILRIVSGSGFGIIQDMRFLLGIGRVPYLNDLLKFGDSHFQIVFEIARRLFVEYTVLPEEATIMTSRNGAPNIACTLRFPQGALCTFCQTSNRQWGNDSYHKIEITGGASYVWSDLQTWKCFSRENTFRMGGGDEEISANIQGSSGQLKEFCLAIEGHREPYAGTLRSTLPALWFRERLQDSIKQGQTSLKLSEIRANADAELQRLTPQLDSDPQNGEYRRKKALLLGKRGDFSLALAEYHQTL